From Bacteroidota bacterium, the proteins below share one genomic window:
- a CDS encoding aminotransferase class I/II-fold pyridoxal phosphate-dependent enzyme, translated as MSDLKSKHEMVTEIVNQVASIAAKLGIVHQHTEDSVLDGRHITISGKRMLYFGSCGYLGLEHDERLKAGAIEAINRYGTQFSSSRAYVSSYYYEESEDLLRKMFGRPLLLLQSLTVGHMSNIPILVGNDDAVILDSQVHDSVQTAVQFLRNRDVRVEVIRHNRLDMLESRIKALKDNYRKIWYMADGVYSMQGDFAPVKDLFRLADQYEQLHLYLDDIHGMSWAGPNGTGWVLGQGEYHPRLYLTTGLTKAFGSAGGLLIYPDEKEYQLIKNTSKAFIFSIQMPPMVLGATAASARIHLSPEIYSLQEEMRTKVEYFNRRAKELQLPLINESISPIGFIGVGKPDTGYNMVRRMMNQGYYFNLSVFPSVSYNNTGLRIPLNRLHTFEDIDGLLTEIATQLPQALEDSHSSMSEIYKHFKLVA; from the coding sequence ATGAGTGATTTAAAGAGTAAACATGAAATGGTGACGGAGATCGTCAACCAGGTGGCGTCTATTGCCGCCAAATTGGGAATCGTGCATCAGCACACTGAGGATTCGGTCCTCGATGGGCGGCACATCACGATCTCTGGTAAGCGGATGTTGTACTTCGGATCCTGCGGTTACCTGGGACTGGAGCACGATGAGCGGTTAAAGGCCGGGGCGATCGAAGCGATCAACCGGTATGGAACACAGTTTTCTTCCTCGCGAGCCTATGTGTCCTCGTATTATTATGAGGAGTCGGAAGATCTTTTGCGAAAGATGTTCGGGAGACCTTTGTTGTTGTTGCAGTCATTGACCGTCGGTCATATGTCCAATATCCCGATCCTCGTCGGAAATGATGATGCTGTAATCCTCGATTCGCAGGTGCATGATTCGGTGCAAACTGCCGTTCAGTTTCTCCGGAACCGGGATGTGCGGGTGGAAGTCATTCGCCATAACCGGCTCGATATGCTCGAATCACGGATCAAAGCGCTGAAGGACAACTACCGGAAGATCTGGTATATGGCAGACGGTGTTTATTCGATGCAAGGGGATTTCGCACCGGTCAAGGATCTCTTCCGTCTCGCCGACCAGTATGAGCAATTGCACTTGTACCTCGACGACATTCACGGCATGAGCTGGGCCGGTCCGAATGGAACCGGTTGGGTACTGGGACAAGGCGAGTACCATCCTCGATTGTATCTCACAACCGGTTTGACGAAAGCGTTCGGCTCCGCAGGCGGTTTGCTCATATATCCTGACGAGAAGGAATATCAGCTGATCAAGAACACGAGCAAGGCCTTTATTTTCTCTATCCAGATGCCGCCCATGGTGCTTGGCGCCACGGCCGCTTCCGCCCGCATTCATTTGTCGCCGGAAATCTATTCGCTTCAGGAAGAGATGCGAACGAAGGTGGAGTATTTCAACCGCCGCGCGAAAGAGTTGCAGTTACCGCTCATCAACGAATCCATTTCACCGATCGGATTTATCGGGGTCGGGAAGCCGGATACCGGCTATAATATGGTCCGCCGGATGATGAACCAGGGGTATTATTTCAACCTGAGTGTCTTCCCGAGTGTTTCGTACAACAACACCGGCCTGCGCATTCCGCTCAATCGTTTGCACACCTTTGAGGACATCGATGGTCTGTTGACGGAGATCGCAACGCAACTTCCGCAGGCACTGGAGGATTCGCATTCCAGCATGTCGGAGATCTACAAGCACTTCAAGCTGGTGGCGTAA
- a CDS encoding response regulator — translation MNQIVNILMVDDDEVDCMNVQRAFKKSNILNPLIIAHNGVEALDRLRGTNGAEKIAPTPRIILLDINMPKMNGLEFLKELRADKELHNISVFVMTTSNDDKDRIEAYNYNVAGYIIKPISFENFVAAVSILNNFWQLCEQP, via the coding sequence ATGAATCAAATTGTCAACATCCTCATGGTCGACGACGACGAAGTCGATTGTATGAATGTTCAGCGGGCATTCAAGAAGAGTAACATTCTGAATCCGTTGATCATCGCACACAATGGAGTCGAAGCGCTGGATCGTTTGCGCGGCACCAACGGCGCTGAAAAGATTGCCCCTACCCCCCGGATCATCCTGCTGGACATCAATATGCCGAAGATGAACGGCCTTGAGTTTCTCAAGGAGCTTCGAGCCGATAAGGAACTTCACAACATCAGTGTATTCGTCATGACGACCTCGAATGACGACAAAGACCGGATTGAGGCCTATAACTACAATGTAGCCGGCTACATCATCAAGCCGATCTCCTTCGAGAACTTTGTCGCAGCGGTATCGATCCTGAATAATTTCTGGCAACTCTGCGAGCAGCCTTGA
- a CDS encoding GHKL domain-containing protein codes for MKAIFQKLVRKELADSIPHDDLIERQRFALFRIYSFTSFLASFMTAAQILGAFSTSSTLSWTLFVLSAILLINFYQVRDWHKLPVSYLISVVIGFAVVHIQAYTAGGVLNTGTIYMCVIIMTAFMLLGTKAGKWLTALAVASIIFLFYATEYTSMTSYALFNNDSSLIHQDALTTFILGVFLVAAQSNNLHSGKNVIIERITGQKNELERQNRKLEEYTHHLEKTNKELDKFASIVSHDLKAPLRAIGNLTGWIEEDAGDSLVPEVRANFNMIKQRVRRMEDLINAILDYSRADRVKGDEELIDTQALIKDSFDFIGSPENSELVIKGEMPRFVSDKTRLVQVFSNLLGNAIKYNDKPEIKIEVGCEEQSNGWIFSIKDNGPGIEPQYHEKIFVIFQTLNRRDDVESTGVGLAIVKKIIEDQGGRIWVESELGKGADFRFFWPKVPKQKDAALIAAAMVV; via the coding sequence ATGAAGGCGATTTTTCAAAAGCTGGTTCGTAAAGAACTGGCTGACAGTATTCCGCACGATGATCTGATTGAACGTCAGCGTTTTGCGTTGTTCAGGATCTACTCATTCACGAGCTTCCTGGCCAGTTTCATGACGGCAGCCCAGATCCTGGGTGCGTTTTCCACCTCCAGTACCTTGAGCTGGACGCTGTTCGTTTTGAGCGCGATTCTCCTGATCAATTTCTATCAGGTTCGCGACTGGCACAAGTTGCCCGTGAGTTACCTGATATCGGTGGTCATCGGTTTTGCCGTGGTGCATATCCAGGCCTATACTGCCGGCGGAGTACTCAATACCGGAACGATCTACATGTGCGTCATCATCATGACGGCCTTCATGTTACTCGGGACAAAAGCCGGCAAATGGCTCACGGCACTCGCGGTGGCCAGTATCATCTTCCTATTCTACGCCACGGAGTACACGTCCATGACGAGTTACGCATTGTTCAACAACGATTCGTCTCTCATACATCAAGACGCGTTGACAACCTTTATTCTCGGCGTATTCCTGGTTGCCGCTCAAAGTAACAACCTGCATAGCGGAAAGAACGTGATCATTGAACGGATTACGGGTCAGAAGAATGAACTGGAGAGGCAAAACCGGAAATTGGAAGAGTACACCCATCACCTGGAAAAAACGAACAAGGAACTGGACAAATTCGCTTCCATTGTTTCGCACGATCTGAAAGCCCCGCTTCGGGCCATCGGAAACCTGACGGGTTGGATCGAAGAAGATGCCGGAGACAGTCTTGTTCCGGAGGTCCGTGCCAATTTCAACATGATCAAACAACGTGTGCGCAGGATGGAAGATCTCATCAATGCCATTCTTGACTATTCGAGAGCCGATCGCGTGAAAGGGGATGAGGAGCTCATTGATACGCAGGCATTGATTAAGGACAGTTTCGATTTCATCGGAAGTCCGGAGAATTCGGAGCTGGTCATCAAAGGTGAAATGCCACGATTTGTGAGTGATAAGACGAGATTGGTACAGGTGTTCTCCAATCTGCTGGGCAACGCGATCAAATACAACGACAAGCCGGAGATCAAGATCGAAGTCGGATGTGAGGAGCAATCCAATGGTTGGATCTTTTCCATCAAAGACAATGGCCCCGGTATCGAACCGCAATACCACGAGAAGATTTTCGTGATCTTCCAAACGCTGAACCGTCGCGATGACGTGGAAAGCACCGGCGTCGGATTGGCCATCGTCAAGAAGATCATTGAAGACCAGGGTGGCAGGATTTGGGTGGAATCCGAGCTCGGCAAGGGAGCGGATTTCCGTTTTTTCTGGCCTAAAGTCCCAAAACAGAAGGACGCGGCACTGATCGCTGCGGCCATGGTCGTGTAA
- a CDS encoding insulinase family protein, giving the protein MKRFLLGLLSLLWLSGYAADDLQKALPLDPAVRIGTLPNGMKYYIRKNSKPENRAELRLAVNAGSTAEDDGQRGLAHVVEHMAFNGTKNFKKSELVDYLESIGTKFGPHLNAYTSFDETVYMIQLPTDKPEILDKGLQIMEDWSHNLLFDSLEVEKERGVVVEEWRLGQGADERMRRAYWPVLFKDSRYAERLPIGKKEIIEGCPQSALRNFYNDWYRPELMAVILVGDFDLDAMEAKVKARFSNVPSRQNPRPLVKWPVPAQNNLAVSTVTDKEARYAQIQLIYKRPVESRSTEGDYRRSLAQQLFTGMLNNRMGELQRLAEPPFLFAGSDYGNFVRNVNAYYSFAISKGEGIEKALQTVLDENERVRRFGFTESELSRQKSDMMTGIEKAFNERDKTESRNFAREYVSNYLEDEPMPGISFEYDLYKKYVPGITLAEVNAFAKEWMGQSQNSVVIITAPEKETTKMPTETRIREMVTGMEKLDLKPYEDKVIDKPLVEGQLKGRTVVNTKEIKELGITEWQLDNGIKVACKTTDFKNDEVIFTSFSWGGWSQYDEKDYPSAASCDEIVDQAGLGAFDANALEKLLAGKIVSCLPYVGELTEGFNGSCAPKDMETMFQLIYKYFTDPRRDEAAFQSYVTKQKGFLQNRGSDPQSVFMDTVSYAMSGYNARYKPRTPESVDAINLDRAMAIYKERFADASGFTFFFVGNFKPEELKAHCQKYLGSIPATRKREMWQDINAYPPKGKVDKTVYKGSEPRSTVMMRFNTDFEFNRKNRNEVSALNKLLSIRLREVLREDKSGVYGVSCQANPKKFPANGLEFIVYFSCSPDNVEPLTKAALDVFEEVKTKGCDEKNLTKIKETALRERETNLKENQFWLSLMSSSAQNGEEVTEILGYNEWVNKLSVADMNAFAAKYLKLDNYARFVLRPEK; this is encoded by the coding sequence ATGAAACGTTTCCTTCTTGGATTACTGTCCCTGCTTTGGCTGTCGGGCTATGCCGCCGACGACCTTCAGAAAGCCTTACCACTGGATCCCGCCGTCCGGATCGGGACCCTGCCTAATGGCATGAAGTATTATATCCGGAAGAACAGCAAGCCGGAGAACCGGGCGGAATTGCGGCTTGCGGTCAATGCGGGCTCAACGGCCGAGGACGATGGTCAACGCGGCCTTGCTCACGTCGTGGAGCATATGGCGTTTAACGGGACCAAGAACTTCAAGAAAAGCGAGTTGGTCGACTACCTGGAATCCATCGGAACGAAGTTCGGTCCGCACCTGAATGCGTACACGAGCTTTGATGAGACGGTTTACATGATACAGTTGCCGACGGACAAGCCTGAAATCCTCGACAAAGGACTGCAGATCATGGAAGACTGGTCGCATAACCTCTTATTCGATTCGCTGGAGGTGGAAAAGGAGCGTGGCGTTGTCGTGGAAGAATGGCGACTCGGTCAGGGAGCCGACGAACGGATGCGCCGGGCCTACTGGCCGGTACTTTTTAAGGATTCCCGTTACGCGGAGCGTTTACCCATTGGTAAGAAGGAGATCATTGAAGGTTGTCCGCAATCCGCTCTACGAAACTTCTACAACGACTGGTACCGTCCCGAATTGATGGCCGTGATATTGGTTGGTGATTTCGACCTCGATGCAATGGAAGCGAAAGTGAAAGCGCGTTTCAGCAACGTTCCTTCCAGGCAGAATCCCCGGCCCCTGGTCAAGTGGCCGGTGCCGGCACAGAATAACCTGGCCGTAAGTACGGTCACGGACAAGGAGGCGCGTTATGCCCAGATCCAGTTGATCTACAAGCGACCCGTCGAATCCCGTTCTACGGAAGGCGATTATCGCCGTTCACTCGCGCAGCAATTGTTTACCGGTATGTTGAACAACCGGATGGGCGAATTGCAGCGATTGGCAGAGCCGCCTTTCCTGTTTGCCGGTTCTGATTACGGGAATTTTGTTCGGAATGTGAATGCTTACTACTCCTTTGCCATCAGCAAAGGCGAGGGAATTGAGAAGGCGCTTCAAACCGTGTTGGATGAGAACGAGCGGGTACGTCGTTTCGGCTTTACGGAGTCAGAATTGTCCCGCCAGAAATCCGATATGATGACCGGGATCGAAAAGGCTTTCAACGAACGGGACAAGACCGAATCAAGGAATTTCGCCCGTGAGTATGTCAGCAATTATCTGGAAGACGAGCCGATGCCCGGAATCTCCTTTGAGTATGACTTATACAAGAAGTATGTTCCCGGAATCACGCTGGCGGAGGTAAATGCATTTGCCAAAGAGTGGATGGGACAGTCACAAAATTCGGTGGTGATCATTACTGCACCGGAAAAGGAAACGACCAAGATGCCGACGGAAACGCGCATTCGCGAGATGGTTACCGGCATGGAGAAGCTGGATCTGAAACCCTACGAGGATAAGGTGATTGACAAACCGCTGGTCGAAGGACAACTGAAAGGCAGAACGGTCGTGAACACGAAGGAGATCAAGGAACTCGGCATTACCGAATGGCAATTGGACAATGGCATCAAGGTCGCGTGCAAGACCACCGATTTCAAGAACGATGAAGTGATCTTTACGTCCTTTAGCTGGGGTGGCTGGTCCCAATACGATGAGAAAGACTATCCCTCTGCTGCTTCCTGCGACGAGATCGTGGACCAGGCAGGATTGGGCGCATTTGACGCGAATGCCCTGGAAAAGCTCCTGGCAGGGAAGATCGTTTCTTGCTTGCCATACGTTGGGGAATTGACGGAAGGGTTCAACGGTAGTTGTGCGCCCAAAGACATGGAAACCATGTTCCAGTTGATCTACAAGTACTTCACCGATCCCCGCCGGGACGAAGCGGCCTTCCAGTCGTACGTCACCAAGCAGAAGGGATTCCTGCAAAACCGCGGTTCCGACCCACAGTCGGTCTTCATGGATACGGTCTCCTATGCCATGTCGGGTTACAATGCCCGCTACAAGCCGCGTACTCCGGAGTCTGTAGATGCCATCAACCTCGATCGTGCAATGGCCATCTACAAAGAGCGTTTTGCGGATGCATCCGGCTTCACCTTTTTCTTCGTTGGCAACTTCAAGCCGGAAGAATTGAAGGCCCATTGCCAGAAGTATCTGGGAAGCATACCGGCTACTCGTAAGCGCGAAATGTGGCAGGATATCAACGCGTATCCTCCTAAGGGAAAAGTCGATAAGACGGTCTATAAAGGCTCCGAGCCGCGCAGTACTGTCATGATGCGCTTCAATACTGATTTTGAGTTCAATCGAAAGAACCGGAATGAAGTCAGCGCATTGAACAAACTCCTCAGCATCCGGTTGCGCGAGGTGCTGCGTGAAGACAAGAGCGGTGTATACGGCGTGAGTTGTCAGGCTAACCCGAAGAAGTTCCCGGCCAACGGTCTGGAGTTCATCGTCTATTTCTCCTGCAGTCCGGATAACGTCGAGCCACTGACCAAAGCCGCACTGGACGTGTTCGAAGAAGTGAAGACAAAAGGGTGCGATGAGAAGAATCTGACCAAGATCAAGGAGACCGCGTTGCGTGAGCGCGAAACGAACCTGAAGGAGAACCAGTTCTGGCTTAGCCTGATGAGTTCAAGTGCACAGAACGGTGAGGAAGTCACCGAGATCCTTGGTTACAACGAGTGGGTGAACAAACTCAGCGTTGCCGACATGAATGCATTTGCTGCGAAGTACCTGAAGCTGGACAACTACGCCAGGTTTGTCCTTCGACCCGAGAAGTAA
- the miaA gene encoding tRNA (adenosine(37)-N6)-dimethylallyltransferase MiaA translates to MKPSPEHSLLLCIAGPTASGKTALAIDLAHRYGTEILSADARQFYREMSIGTAKPTAAELKSVPHHFIDFLSVTEDYNIGKFEQDALKRLDELFLKHRIVILVGGSGLYIRAVCQGLDELPPGDPIIREEVIRLWQEQGLPALQAELERADPEYYQTVDLKNPSRLIRALEVCRQTGLPFSTFRQSKAKPRNFSIATLILNPERTALYARIDQRVDEMMQHGLLEEVRGLLPYKDRNPLATVGYQELFPYFEGNSSLESAVALIKQHSRNYAKRQMTWFRKVPNATWIHPSDRASIVKWADTVTQSFRNAS, encoded by the coding sequence ATGAAACCGTCTCCGGAGCACTCGCTCCTGCTTTGTATTGCGGGACCAACGGCTTCCGGTAAAACGGCGCTTGCCATTGACCTGGCACACAGATACGGAACGGAGATCCTCTCGGCTGACGCCCGGCAGTTCTATCGGGAAATGTCAATCGGGACCGCAAAGCCTACAGCGGCAGAGCTGAAATCCGTCCCCCACCATTTCATCGACTTCTTATCGGTTACCGAAGACTACAACATCGGTAAATTCGAGCAGGATGCCTTGAAGCGCCTGGATGAGTTGTTTCTTAAACACCGCATCGTGATACTGGTTGGCGGATCGGGGCTGTATATACGGGCAGTTTGCCAGGGTCTGGACGAATTGCCGCCTGGCGATCCCATTATCCGGGAAGAGGTCATCCGACTCTGGCAGGAACAGGGACTTCCAGCACTGCAAGCCGAGTTAGAAAGAGCTGATCCGGAATACTACCAGACGGTAGATCTCAAGAATCCCAGCCGGTTGATCCGGGCTTTGGAAGTCTGTCGTCAAACCGGCCTGCCGTTTTCCACTTTTCGGCAATCAAAAGCCAAACCGAGGAATTTCTCCATCGCCACACTCATCCTGAACCCTGAACGAACGGCTCTGTACGCACGCATTGACCAACGGGTCGATGAGATGATGCAGCATGGTTTACTGGAAGAAGTGCGCGGGTTACTCCCCTACAAGGACCGAAATCCCCTGGCCACCGTCGGCTATCAGGAACTCTTCCCCTACTTCGAGGGAAATTCTTCGCTCGAATCGGCCGTTGCGCTGATCAAACAACACAGTCGGAACTACGCGAAACGACAAATGACCTGGTTCCGGAAAGTACCCAACGCAACCTGGATACATCCGTCTGACAGGGCGAGCATCGTGAAATGGGCAGATACGGTGACACAGTCCTTCCGGAACGCGTCCTGA
- a CDS encoding HD domain-containing protein — protein sequence MNVPQLPVFRIVAEEAQAMGTEAYVVGGYVRDLILQRESKDIDFVVLGNGIDLAQRVAKRLGHHVPVNIFKNFGTAMIRNGEWEIEFVGARKESYTRDSRKPAVETGTLEDDQKRRDFTINAMALRLQPDGSTELLDPFNGIQDLQDKLIRTPVDPDLTFSDDPLRMLRAARFATQLGFRIGDNEFSAISRNKERIRIVSMERISDELNKIIQAKKPSIGFDLLFRSGLLQEFFPQLCLLHGVEYVNGKGHKDNFYHTLQVLDNVAEMSDDLWLRWAAILHDIAKPATKRFEPDHGWTFHGHEDRGARMVKHIFRQLKLPLNEKMKFVEKLVQLHLRPIVLAQEHVTDSAIRRLLFDAGDDIDALMILCKADVTTKNDYKIRKYRENFEIVQQKLREVEEKDRIRNWQPPVTGEHIMEAFTLQPGREVGLIKTAIREAILEGDIHNEFNEAYEFMLRKGRELGLNGSDRRTATGAADA from the coding sequence ATGAATGTTCCCCAACTGCCTGTATTCCGCATCGTTGCCGAAGAAGCCCAGGCTATGGGTACCGAAGCCTATGTGGTCGGCGGATATGTTCGCGACCTGATACTCCAACGCGAATCGAAGGACATTGATTTTGTCGTCCTTGGAAATGGCATCGATCTGGCACAACGCGTCGCCAAACGACTTGGTCACCATGTTCCTGTAAACATCTTCAAGAATTTCGGTACCGCCATGATCCGGAATGGCGAATGGGAAATTGAATTCGTCGGCGCCCGGAAAGAATCCTATACGCGGGACTCCCGAAAACCGGCTGTCGAGACGGGCACGCTGGAGGACGATCAGAAACGTCGCGATTTCACCATCAATGCCATGGCCTTGCGGCTGCAGCCGGACGGCTCTACCGAACTGCTCGATCCCTTCAACGGAATACAGGACCTGCAGGATAAGCTGATCCGCACCCCGGTGGATCCCGACCTTACGTTCAGCGATGACCCGTTGCGCATGCTGCGCGCGGCACGGTTCGCGACGCAACTCGGTTTTCGAATCGGAGATAATGAGTTCTCCGCGATCAGCCGGAACAAGGAACGCATCCGGATTGTTTCCATGGAACGGATCAGTGATGAGCTCAACAAGATCATTCAGGCAAAGAAGCCCTCCATCGGCTTCGACCTGCTCTTCCGCTCCGGCCTTTTACAGGAATTCTTCCCGCAACTCTGCCTGTTACACGGAGTGGAATACGTAAACGGAAAGGGACACAAAGACAACTTCTACCATACCCTGCAGGTGCTCGACAATGTGGCGGAAATGTCGGACGACCTTTGGCTTCGCTGGGCCGCCATTCTCCACGACATCGCCAAACCGGCCACCAAGCGTTTCGAACCGGACCATGGCTGGACCTTTCACGGACACGAAGACCGTGGTGCACGGATGGTGAAGCACATCTTCCGTCAGTTGAAACTGCCGTTGAACGAGAAGATGAAATTCGTGGAGAAACTGGTGCAGTTGCATCTACGGCCGATCGTACTGGCCCAGGAGCATGTCACCGACTCGGCGATCCGACGCTTGCTATTCGATGCAGGGGATGATATCGACGCGCTGATGATCCTGTGCAAGGCAGACGTCACCACCAAGAACGACTACAAGATCCGGAAGTACCGGGAGAATTTCGAGATCGTTCAGCAAAAGTTACGCGAAGTCGAAGAGAAGGACCGCATCCGGAATTGGCAACCACCCGTGACCGGGGAACACATCATGGAAGCCTTTACCCTTCAACCGGGTCGGGAGGTCGGACTCATCAAGACAGCCATACGCGAAGCGATCCTGGAAGGCGACATTCACAATGAGTTCAACGAAGCCTACGAATTCATGCTGAGAAAAGGTCGGGAACTGGGCCTGAATGGAAGCGACCGGAGGACCGCCACTGGTGCGGCTGACGCATGA
- a CDS encoding threonylcarbamoyl-AMP synthase codes for MTNRFSPDEEQILRKAVDVLKGGGLILYPTDTIWGLGCDASREDAVEKLIRLKGKEEGQGLIVLLDDVNRVERYTRAVPAVAYDLMELSEKPLTLVLDEGMMVASAVLGPESTIAIRVTQDPICRELVRRLRKPLVSTSANLAGGPSPACFADITDSLKSGVDYILPLRQAEKKPPVASTVIRLKADGQIRILRK; via the coding sequence ATGACGAATCGATTTTCACCAGACGAAGAACAGATCCTCCGGAAAGCGGTCGATGTACTAAAAGGCGGCGGACTGATCCTCTACCCGACTGATACCATCTGGGGACTGGGCTGTGATGCTTCGCGGGAGGATGCGGTAGAAAAGCTCATTCGACTCAAGGGAAAAGAAGAAGGCCAGGGACTGATCGTCTTACTCGATGATGTCAACCGCGTAGAACGTTACACACGCGCTGTTCCAGCAGTAGCTTATGATCTGATGGAGTTGTCGGAAAAACCGCTCACCCTCGTGCTTGATGAAGGCATGATGGTCGCATCCGCGGTTCTCGGGCCTGAATCAACCATCGCGATCAGGGTCACACAAGATCCGATCTGCCGGGAGTTGGTACGACGACTTCGCAAACCCCTGGTTTCAACTTCCGCCAATCTGGCCGGAGGACCGTCTCCCGCTTGCTTTGCAGATATCACGGACAGCTTGAAATCGGGCGTGGATTATATCCTACCTTTGCGGCAAGCTGAGAAAAAACCGCCAGTGGCCAGTACGGTCATTCGTCTCAAAGCCGATGGACAGATCCGGATCCTCCGGAAATAA
- a CDS encoding glycosyltransferase family 9 protein, translated as MRSCLIIQTAFTGDVILATAVAEKLHTAFPGMPIDFLVRKGNEGLLEHHPYIREVLVWNKREHKTKHLIATARSVRSRKYELVVNLQRFAGSGFISAYSGARYRSGFDKNPLAITYTDRHRHVIGDGRHECERNQQLIARWTDDQPALPRLYPNDSDFAAIRRFTERPFVCIAPGSVWFTKTWPAAQWIKLIQLLLHREPELRVFLLGAPGEHTLAESIRLSSESGQVHNLAGELSFLESAALMSKAGMNYVNDSAPLHLASAMNAPVTAVFCSTVPEFGFGPLSTRQRVIQTSRQLSCRPCGIHGFRACPKGHFQCATTIDPQELL; from the coding sequence ATGCGTTCCTGTCTGATCATACAAACCGCATTCACCGGTGACGTGATCCTCGCGACAGCGGTTGCGGAAAAGCTGCATACAGCCTTTCCCGGGATGCCGATCGACTTTCTCGTGCGAAAGGGTAACGAGGGATTGCTGGAACATCACCCCTACATCCGGGAGGTATTGGTCTGGAACAAACGCGAACACAAGACAAAACACCTGATTGCAACGGCACGTTCCGTACGTTCCCGCAAATACGAACTCGTGGTCAACTTACAGCGATTCGCCGGTAGCGGGTTCATCTCAGCCTATTCAGGTGCCAGATACCGTAGCGGATTTGATAAGAATCCGCTCGCCATTACGTACACAGACCGTCATCGGCATGTGATCGGCGACGGTCGTCATGAATGCGAACGAAACCAGCAACTCATCGCCCGATGGACCGACGATCAGCCGGCACTTCCACGACTCTATCCGAATGATTCCGATTTCGCCGCCATACGTCGGTTTACCGAACGGCCTTTTGTCTGCATCGCTCCCGGTTCGGTCTGGTTCACCAAGACATGGCCGGCCGCGCAATGGATCAAACTGATCCAACTACTCCTCCATCGCGAACCGGAACTGCGGGTCTTCCTGTTGGGTGCTCCCGGGGAACACACGCTGGCGGAATCGATTCGTCTGTCAAGTGAAAGTGGTCAGGTGCATAACCTGGCCGGAGAACTTTCGTTTCTGGAATCGGCGGCGCTGATGAGCAAAGCCGGCATGAATTACGTCAACGATTCCGCTCCCCTCCACCTTGCCAGCGCAATGAATGCACCCGTCACCGCGGTATTTTGTTCTACGGTCCCGGAATTCGGTTTTGGCCCGTTGAGCACCCGACAGCGCGTGATCCAGACGTCCCGGCAGTTAAGCTGCCGGCCCTGCGGCATTCACGGATTCCGCGCTTGTCCGAAAGGCCATTTCCAATGTGCAACAACCATCGATCCACAGGAACTCCTATGA
- a CDS encoding 2,3,4,5-tetrahydropyridine-2,6-dicarboxylate N-succinyltransferase, with protein MHELIEKAWENRSLLQDPATQEAIRTVIGHLDKGILRVAEPQGDSWIVHDWVKKAVILYFPIQKMETWNAGPMEFHDKMLLKRYYAELGVRVVPHGVARYGSFLAHGVILMPSYVNIGAYVDEGTMVDTWATVGSCAQVGKHVHLSGGVGLGGVLEPVQAAPVIIEDNCFIGSRCIVVEGVRVGKEAVLGANVVLTMSTKIIDVTGSEPVEYKGYVPPRSVVIPGSYTKRFPAGEYQVPCALIIGQRKESTDKKTSLNDALRDHSVAV; from the coding sequence ATGCACGAACTCATCGAAAAGGCCTGGGAAAACCGCTCGCTCTTACAGGATCCTGCCACGCAGGAAGCGATCCGGACCGTTATCGGTCACCTGGATAAAGGGATACTGCGTGTCGCAGAACCGCAGGGCGACAGTTGGATCGTACACGACTGGGTGAAAAAAGCCGTCATCCTCTACTTCCCGATCCAGAAAATGGAAACCTGGAATGCCGGGCCGATGGAGTTCCACGACAAGATGTTGCTCAAACGCTACTACGCGGAGCTTGGAGTCCGTGTCGTTCCGCACGGTGTCGCCCGTTACGGTAGCTTCCTGGCACATGGCGTCATTCTAATGCCGTCTTACGTCAACATCGGGGCTTACGTGGACGAAGGTACCATGGTGGATACCTGGGCGACTGTCGGCTCCTGTGCTCAGGTTGGGAAACACGTGCACCTGAGTGGAGGCGTCGGGTTGGGTGGCGTTCTTGAGCCAGTGCAAGCCGCTCCGGTGATCATCGAAGACAATTGCTTCATCGGATCACGGTGCATCGTAGTGGAAGGTGTCCGCGTCGGCAAGGAAGCTGTCCTCGGTGCCAACGTGGTACTGACCATGTCGACCAAAATCATCGACGTTACAGGATCCGAACCGGTGGAATACAAAGGCTACGTTCCTCCCCGCTCGGTGGTCATTCCAGGGTCCTACACCAAGCGATTCCCTGCCGGAGAATACCAGGTACCCTGTGCCCTGATCATCGGACAGCGCAAGGAAAGTACCGATAAGAAAACATCCCTGAACGACGCCCTGCGCGACCACAGCGTGGCTGTCTGA